The following are encoded together in the Gemmobacter sp. genome:
- a CDS encoding TRAP transporter small permease subunit → MIGVILFEVTSRYVLNTPTVWAYDVSYMLNGTVIMLAGALAMKGNQHVVIDIVSQLFRQRTKTIIEVTVFSLLLLPALGFITTIAWEQSWRAFQNGIVEHVSPWRPVLWPFRLMIAIGLSVLWLQILARTLVAALGLIRTRKSSESGV, encoded by the coding sequence ATGATCGGCGTCATTCTCTTCGAGGTGACGTCCCGGTACGTTCTCAACACCCCCACAGTCTGGGCCTATGATGTGTCCTACATGCTGAACGGGACCGTCATCATGCTGGCCGGCGCGCTGGCAATGAAGGGAAACCAGCATGTCGTCATCGATATCGTGTCCCAGTTGTTCCGACAGCGGACAAAGACGATCATCGAGGTTACGGTCTTCAGCCTGCTGTTGCTGCCGGCCTTGGGGTTCATCACGACGATCGCGTGGGAGCAGTCCTGGCGCGCGTTCCAGAACGGGATTGTCGAGCATGTCAGCCCTTGGCGGCCCGTGTTGTGGCCGTTCCGGCTGATGATCGCCATCGGACTGTCCGTTCTGTGGCTGCAAATCCTTGCCCGAACGTTGGTCGCCGCCCTGGGCCTGATCCGCACGCGCAAATCTTCGGAAAGCGGGGTCTGA
- a CDS encoding TRAP transporter large permease subunit, with amino-acid sequence MGAELSIWMFPAAFLLIFLGIPVAFSLLIVAVLFAFPFFGSLTGLQLYQFVGSVSSNYSLAAVPLFIFMGAVLESSGIGRRAFDALSMWMGPLPGGLAFATMAMCTLFAAGTGVVGAVEVMTGLLVIAPMRAAGYSKSLISGTVCAGGSLGTMIPPSIVIVIYASVAQVPIGVLFGAVLVPGFLMVGLFLVWIVIYALIWPQEAPRVRFGQHMPLGRKLVFTAYALFPPMVLVTAVIGSILMGVAAVTEAAAIGAIGAVLLNILYRDFGWRDTWEATVKTATVSSMIIFVALGGTMFTSIFKLQGGAHLVNAAVSSLDLEAAGLVIMLLLAYFIAGMVLDWISAVLICTPIFMPFLQSAGVDPMWFGVLAVIMLQTSYLTPPMAPAVFYLKGIAPPDFSTMTMYRGVFPFIICQFLTAAAVFVFPEIAMIVPDMVAR; translated from the coding sequence ATGGGGGCCGAACTTTCCATCTGGATGTTTCCGGCTGCGTTCCTGCTGATCTTCCTGGGAATTCCCGTTGCATTCTCGCTGCTGATCGTCGCGGTGCTGTTTGCCTTTCCGTTCTTTGGCAGCCTGACGGGCTTGCAGCTTTATCAGTTCGTCGGCAGCGTCTCGTCGAACTACTCTCTCGCAGCGGTGCCGCTGTTCATCTTCATGGGCGCGGTCCTCGAAAGCTCCGGCATTGGCAGGCGGGCGTTCGATGCGCTGTCGATGTGGATGGGTCCGCTGCCTGGCGGCCTGGCGTTTGCGACGATGGCCATGTGCACCCTGTTTGCTGCCGGAACCGGCGTCGTCGGTGCGGTCGAGGTCATGACAGGTCTTCTTGTCATCGCGCCAATGCGGGCCGCAGGATACAGCAAGTCCCTCATATCGGGCACAGTATGCGCGGGAGGGTCGCTGGGCACCATGATCCCGCCTTCCATCGTGATCGTGATTTATGCCTCGGTCGCGCAGGTTCCCATCGGCGTGCTGTTCGGCGCGGTGCTGGTTCCCGGCTTTCTGATGGTTGGCCTGTTCCTGGTCTGGATCGTCATCTACGCCCTGATCTGGCCGCAAGAGGCACCGCGCGTCCGCTTTGGCCAGCACATGCCGCTGGGCAGGAAACTGGTCTTTACGGCCTATGCGCTGTTTCCGCCGATGGTTCTGGTGACCGCGGTGATCGGGTCGATCCTGATGGGCGTAGCCGCAGTCACCGAGGCGGCGGCAATCGGGGCGATCGGGGCGGTTCTTCTCAACATCCTCTACCGCGACTTCGGCTGGAGGGACACCTGGGAGGCCACGGTCAAGACTGCGACCGTCTCGTCCATGATCATCTTTGTCGCGTTGGGTGGCACGATGTTCACCAGCATATTCAAGCTTCAGGGCGGCGCCCACCTGGTCAATGCGGCGGTCTCGTCCCTGGATCTCGAAGCGGCGGGCCTGGTCATCATGCTGTTGCTGGCCTATTTCATCGCCGGGATGGTCCTCGATTGGATTTCCGCCGTGCTGATCTGCACGCCGATCTTCATGCCGTTCCTTCAGTCGGCGGGGGTTGACCCGATGTGGTTCGGCGTCCTCGCCGTCATCATGCTGCAGACCTCCTATCTGACCCCACCGATGGCGCCGGCGGTGTTTTACCTCAAGGGGATCGCCCCGCCCGATTTCTCGACGATGACCATGTATCGCGGCGTGTTCCCCTTCATCATATGCCAGTTCCTTACAGCGGCCGCAGTCTTTGTCTTTCCCGAAATCGCCATGATAGTTCCGGATATGGTGGCACGATGA